A single Campylobacter ureolyticus ACS-301-V-Sch3b DNA region contains:
- a CDS encoding F0F1 ATP synthase subunit A produces the protein MLKDIFLFAGSLITYNHTFIYVFHFLLIVAIVVLLARMATNSLQLVPYGAQNIFEAYINGIISIGKDAMGSYELARRYLPLVGTLGLVIFTANIVGMVPGFEAPTASLNLTLALTTCVFLYYHYQGVKINGFFGYMKSFCGPIKVMAPFIFVIEIVSHLSRVVSLSFRLFGNIKGDDLFLLVMLTLAPWFVPMIPYALLTFMAILQTFIFVVLSYVYLAGAVVIDEH, from the coding sequence ATGCTAAAAGATATATTTTTATTTGCTGGTAGTTTGATTACTTATAATCATACTTTTATTTATGTATTTCACTTTTTGCTTATAGTTGCTATTGTTGTTTTACTTGCTAGAATGGCGACAAACTCACTTCAACTTGTGCCTTATGGTGCTCAAAATATTTTTGAAGCTTATATAAACGGCATTATTTCTATTGGAAAAGATGCAATGGGAAGTTATGAGTTAGCAAGAAGATATTTACCACTTGTTGGAACTTTAGGCCTTGTTATTTTTACTGCAAACATTGTTGGTATGGTTCCTGGTTTTGAGGCACCAACAGCTAGTTTAAATCTAACCTTAGCTCTTACAACTTGTGTTTTTCTTTATTATCACTATCAAGGTGTTAAAATAAATGGATTTTTTGGATATATGAAAAGTTTTTGTGGTCCAATAAAAGTCATGGCTCCATTTATATTTGTAATAGAAATAGTTTCTCACCTTTCAAGAGTTGTTTCTTTGTCATTTCGTTTGTTTGGAAATATAAAAGGTGATGATTTATTCTTATTGGTTATGCTTACACTTGCACCTTGGTTTGTTCCGATGATTCCTTATGCGCTTTTAACTTTTATGGCTATACTTCAAACATTTATTTTCGTTGTTTTAAGTTATGTTTATTTAGCAGGTGCTGTTGTAATCGACGAACATTAA
- a CDS encoding TSUP family transporter, with the protein MEFEIWQILILVGVAFIGGFIDAIAGGGGLICLPALMAVGVPPHAALATNKLQGCFGTLSATVNFTRKGFINFKEIFIGIIFTLIGACTGTISVLFIDPKFLNYIIPILLIFVVIYTIFSPNLGETQKEAKMSKNAFFIIFGLLIGFYDGFLGPGTGSFWTFAFLGVLGLSMKQAVANTKILNFTSNIVALIVFIFGGHILWLIGLLMGVGQMIGGYMGSNMVIKKDVKFIKTLFLIMVCATILKILYDIVK; encoded by the coding sequence ATGGAGTTTGAAATTTGGCAAATTTTAATTTTAGTTGGAGTTGCTTTTATTGGCGGTTTTATTGATGCAATTGCTGGTGGTGGAGGACTTATTTGTTTGCCCGCACTTATGGCAGTTGGGGTACCACCTCACGCAGCACTTGCTACAAATAAACTTCAAGGATGTTTTGGGACACTTTCAGCAACTGTAAATTTTACTAGAAAAGGTTTTATAAATTTTAAAGAGATTTTTATAGGTATTATTTTTACGCTTATTGGTGCTTGCACAGGAACTATAAGTGTGCTTTTTATAGATCCAAAATTTTTAAATTATATAATTCCTATTTTACTTATTTTTGTTGTGATTTATACCATTTTTTCACCAAATTTAGGCGAAACCCAGAAAGAAGCAAAGATGAGTAAAAATGCGTTTTTTATTATTTTTGGGCTTTTGATAGGATTTTATGATGGATTTTTAGGACCTGGAACTGGTAGTTTTTGGACTTTTGCATTTCTTGGTGTTTTAGGACTATCGATGAAACAAGCTGTCGCAAACACAAAAATTTTAAACTTTACTTCAAATATTGTGGCTTTAATAGTATTTATATTTGGCGGGCATATTTTATGGCTTATTGGGCTTTTAATGGGTGTTGGGCAGATGATAGGCGGATATATGGGTTCAAATATGGTGATTAAAAAAGATGTAAAATTTATAAAAACTCTGTTTTTAATCATGGTTTGTGCGACAATTTTAAAAATTTTATATGATATTGTAAAATAA